The following are encoded together in the Lathyrus oleraceus cultivar Zhongwan6 chromosome 3, CAAS_Psat_ZW6_1.0, whole genome shotgun sequence genome:
- the LOC127130465 gene encoding uncharacterized protein LOC127130465 yields the protein MDWLPEFPPNFQKRMRKPSEKTKQAKKAKQGETSGSRPPVPLVGSPSKSISLPPSIKIKPIASSLPQTNPIYTTVVTPPSTTRSSNLPSQKFNLATITLSVSEAEILNETTSLSSSSSPQSPPYYELSSDTEPSDPHSPILAQLQDRALASQKPSHPNPEPEVTSPPPEHPNPTTSEPQPSEPTHSEPQTSEPIRSESQPSEPTHFDIPQSLPLTQQIPHLT from the coding sequence ATGGACTGGCTGCCTGAGTTTCCACCAAACTTCCAGAAGAGGATGCGAAAGCCCTCTGAGAAGACCAAGCAGGCGAAGAAAGCTAAGCAGGGAGAAACATCTGGATCAAGACCCCCAGTTCCTCTGGTTGGCTCTCCAAGTAAGTCTATATCTCTCCCTCCCTCTATAAAAATTAAACCCATTGCTTCTTCTCTCCCTCAAACAAACCCTATATACACCACTGTTGtaactcctccctcaaccaccagatcCTCTAACCTACCATCTCAAAAATTCAACCTCGCCACCATAACTTTATCTGTTTCAGAAGCAGAAATTCTAAATGAAACCACCTCACTATCTTCATCATCATCTCCTCAATCCCCACCTTACTACGAACTTTCATCTGACACTGAACCATCTGACCCTCACTCCCCCATTCTGGCTCAGCTACAAGAccgtgctctggcctctcaaaAGCCATCACATCCTAAccctgaacctgaagtcacttccCCACCTCCGGAACATCCAAACCCAACCACATCTGAGCCTCAACCATCAGAACCAACCCACTCTGAACCACAAACTTCAGAACCAATCCGCTCTGaatcacaaccatctgaaccaACACACTTTGACATACCACAATCACTTCCGCTGACCCAACAAATCCCACACTTAACCTAA